Sequence from the Saccharopolyspora pogona genome:
TTCGCGGTAGACGACGTCTCGAACCCAGTGAATCTTGTTCTCTATGCCCCAATGTTGGCGGACGAACCGGGCGATCAGGTCGGCGCCGGCTTGTTCGGCGGTCAGGCTGGTGATGCCGTGCACGACCTCCTTGGTCAGGTGGTTACCCGCGTGGTCGAAGGTGTCGCGGCGGATACGAAACACTTGTGCGGCACCGGGAAAGTCAACATCGTTGGCCGGTGCGACCCAGATCTGGCGGCGCACGATCTTGCCTGTGCTGCGGTCGGTTTCGGCGTGATGCGCGGTGCCCGGCGCGGCCGGCGGGAGCACTGAGGCGATCTGGGTGAGCAGGGTGGGCTGGTTGCCTTTCACCGTGAGTGCGTAGTGGCCGCCCCGGTCCTGGGTCAGGTACGCGGCGGTGGTGTGCTGGGCGTGCGCGGCGTCCCCGGTGACGACCACACCGGTCAGATCGATGTCCTTGAGCAGCGCGGCCACCTGGGTGATCTCGTTGGTGCCCTCAGGAACCCGCAACTGAGCAATGACGACGGCTTCTCGGTGCAGCATCGCCGAGAACAGCTTCACCTCGCTGCCTTCCGGATCGCCGGGCGCCACCGTGTTCCGCAGGGTCTTGCCATCCATGGCCACACCGACCAGTCCCTCTGGTCCGTGGTCATCACCCCCGGCCACATCGACGCCACGGGCCAGGGCCGCAGCCGCAGCTTGCTCCCGCAGCCACCGGCACACCTGCTCATCGGCGGCGTCAGCATCGATATCGTGCGCCACCCGACGAATCGTCGATTCGCTGGGCGCGACATAACGCCCGGTCAACAGGTGCCGACGGCAGCCGGCCAACACCAACAACTCCTGCGGCAGGTCCGCGGCACGATCCCCCGCTTCCCGGAAGTTACCGGCCCCGGCCAGCGCTGCGAACACCGTTACCGCCAGCACTGAACCAACCCGGTGACGAACCCCGCGCGGCTTGCGCGGGTCAGGCACCCGACTCAGCATCTCGACCAACCCGCCCACCGCGGCAACACCGACGTCCATGCCGATCTCCACGGACGCACCGAACCCGCCAGCAATCGGCGAGCACGAATCCTGGACATGCGACACTGACACCGGTGGCCTCCTGTTAGGACGATGATCAAGGTGTGGTAACCCGCATCATCGCAGGCAGAAGGCCACCACCCACATCCAGACACACCACGCGTCACCACGCACTCAGGACTTCACACCAAGATCACAAACTTTGACGTTCCCCTGGCACAGAACCACTGCGTTCTCGGGCGGGTTCATATACAGGCCGACGACGTTACGGACCTTCTCGATGAACTG
This genomic interval carries:
- a CDS encoding ISAs1 family transposase, translated to MSVSHVQDSCSPIAGGFGASVEIGMDVGVAAVGGLVEMLSRVPDPRKPRGVRHRVGSVLAVTVFAALAGAGNFREAGDRAADLPQELLVLAGCRRHLLTGRYVAPSESTIRRVAHDIDADAADEQVCRWLREQAAAAALARGVDVAGGDDHGPEGLVGVAMDGKTLRNTVAPGDPEGSEVKLFSAMLHREAVVIAQLRVPEGTNEITQVAALLKDIDLTGVVVTGDAAHAQHTTAAYLTQDRGGHYALTVKGNQPTLLTQIASVLPPAAPGTAHHAETDRSTGKIVRRQIWVAPANDVDFPGAAQVFRIRRDTFDHAGNHLTKEVVHGITSLTAEQAGADLIARFVRQHWGIENKIHWVRDVVYREDHQHAYTGTGAQVMATLRNLALGLLRLAGITQITRTLERIAADRTRIIPIIAAATSTNRL